A window of Strigops habroptila isolate Jane chromosome 5, bStrHab1.2.pri, whole genome shotgun sequence genomic DNA:
TGAGGTATGGGAGACTGTCATCAACAAGGATGTGCTATTGTGCAAGACAGATACGAACGCCACCTAGGTCACAATCTGAGCAGGGGATCATTTGGTGGTCATGCATTCATGAAGGTGGGAGGAAGATGAAGTGTGAGTGGGGTCCtgtccagctgctgctgtactcTAATTTAAATGGGTCTCTTGAATGCTAATAGTATGAATTAGCGATGGGCAACACCACTAGCCTGTTCCCTGAAGAGCTCAGTAGATCTCTTTAATACAGAGCAGCACACAAAACTTCCGTGACTTCTTTGGatacctttttctgattttgtttatttattctttattactttttaattttttaaacactttttccttttttacttccCTCTCCATAGGGATACAGAACTGGCTATGCCTATAGGCAACCACTAGTCAGGGAAAAACCCAGACATAAGAGTGACGTGGAGATTCCAGCCACTGTGactgccttttcctttgaagaTGATACAGTCCCGCTTTCCCCCCTGAAATTCCTGGCACAGAggcaacaaagagaaaagacaagatGGCTGAACTCTCCAAACACATACTTGAAAGTTAATGTGCCTGAGGAGTCCTGGAACGGGGAAACCAGTCCCAGGACTAAGATCACGGTAGGTAGATATTTCAGGAGGTCGCTTAGTTTTTGCACTACTTGAAAGTAAATTACTCAGTTTATATGAAGAAATCTTTAACAGGATTAGCAAATAAGCGTATTGAGCAAATAAAAATAGGCTTTGGGGAGACTTAACGACATTAGCACTAAGGGCCCCCTCTGTTTGGGGAAGGGAGGTTTAACTGTTTGGAAGTGTAACAGTTTATGATAAAATCTAGTAGTGATTTCCCTTTTGTTAGTAGCTCTTTTGATTCCTGAAGtagaaaacaggttttctaCCATATCTTTCTGTGCTACTAATTATTCACCAAGCATAGTAAGGTTTTAAATCACCCATGGGTTGTTCTGTTCTCTACCAATGGGAGATACAAGCTCTAATTCGTCTCTAATTGCCCCTTTCCTGTTTGCGCGCCTACTGAAAACAGACTTCGAAGAGTCTGTTCATGCTACTACTTTTAATAGTGATCAagatttttcctcctcctttggcTCACCAAGATACTTTCACTGTGTTTCCAGCATGGAGAGAGGTGGCTCTTTTGGGACTACGAAGCATGTTATTTGCTATCAGGCTACTCCCAGTTGCATAGTACAACTGTAAAAGCATCAGCTCCTCCTGCTGGCAGGCTAGCgagtttttaaactgaagtttgGGAGAAACGCCCTCAGCAACTGATTTAAACCCTGGTATTTTTCAGGAATGTATTTGACTGTTCACAAAAAGCAATCTTGATGGTACATGTCCAGGGCAACTTAAATCCTCCTGGGCAAACACACAAACCTGCAAGGAGCTGGGATTATTTTGTGAGTGGCATGTGGAATTGAGAATAAAGTCGGAAGGTCCTTTCTTTATATCTCTTCTTTAACACTAGGACAATGCTGAAAATTGTTCCTCCCCATCATGCTGGTGTGTTTagctttttttggttgttttttctttaagtggATGAAAGCTGATGACTCCTCTAAGACTAGTGGAGGAACACCAATCAAAATTGAAGATCCAAACCAATTTGTTCCTCTAAACACAAACCCAAGTGAAgtgctggaaaagagaaataaggtAAAAGtgtaatgaaatgaaaattgtaaCATTCCTGAATAAAATTATATGTTCAAGTAATGACCCAACACAGCAGTAAAATAACATGTTCAAATGTTCTGATTTTGCTAAGaagttttttacctttttttggCACTaagaagcatttatttaaatgtatgatATACATGAAGTCTGTAAATACATATACTCTATATATATAAGTTTTGAATGTAATAGTTTGATGAATGTTGAGTATTAACTCTGGAAATGATAGAGTGGAAATGGTAGTCCCCGCTATTTAGCATTATATTTAGTGAATAATTAGGTGTCAACATGAACCAAATTGCTGTGCGTCATCTAGAGCATGATTCAATCTCAGACTGTAATGTCACTCTGTTCTCTATTAATTTGCCTAGCACTTATTAAGGTGGAGCTTCTATGGTCCAGTCCGCTTCCTAATGGCggtaaaaagacaaaatgagagATCATCGTTGGACCTCTCTCTAAACACAAATATCtcactgcttttcccttccagcaCATAAGATACTGACTGTTAGACTGGCCAAATACTCCACCCTAGACATAACTATATTAACAGATATTCAGGACACTTCCCATTTGATtacatattcttttctttcGTGGAAGGCACCATATCAGTGTCTGTGGGGACTGAACTGGAGTTAGAAGGAGAAACTCCCTTCCTTAGAAGTGGAAAGGCACAATAGTACAAGCCCCAGACAGTGATTTTTTAAACTTATGCATGTCACTGTCTCATTAGATAGTTTATTCCTATTTTTAtgttatagattttttttttttaaaatgatctgtatttgtatttacatCTGATCTGCCAATCTCTTAAGCACTGACAATGTGAAGCTAGGGCTGTTGGTTTGGGGAAAATAGTGAGCTagtcacagaaggaaaaactttACCAACCTTTGTGACTGCAGAGATCTCTCCAGTAGCTTAACATGGGTCATTTATGGGATGGAGAGGACAGGTTCAGAGACATACTACTCCTtggatttatttctaaatactACTTGCATGAAGTGCAGTAGCTGGGACTAGGGTGAATATTTGGGAGTACTCAAAGGGTAAAACAACGTATGCGGTGTATCCAGAGGTGGAAGGAGAGTTCTTAATTTTTGGGTGCAGCAGCATACAGCTCGATCCTCCAGCCATTCACTGCTGCCTGTGTTGCTGGCTTTGCAAAGATGATGGGCATGGGATTTCTTAAAGATAAATATCTGTTTCTAAtccagtttgttttctctgtatagATAAGGGAGCAAAACCGATATGACCTAAAGACAGCAGGACCACAGTCTCAGCTGCTCGCTGGGATTGTTGTGGATAAAAAGCCAAGTCCGGTGAGTAAGACATAATTCATTGATTTACAAATGTTTGGGTTATTTGGCTGTCTTTCAAACATCAGTTTGggccattttctttccaaatgctttaTTAGAACTGATTATTTTAATGCCAGGTTCTGGATGTGTGATACACTTTattcatgtttcatttcaaaggtTTTAAATGTTAGTTTCAAATGGAGATCTGCATGGCAAGTTTGCTTAGCATTAATATTAATGAAGTAGGACCCCTGCCTAAGACCGTTTAAGCTAAAGAGGATGAACTTTGCTATGCAGGGTGccaaaaattatcttttcatcAGTCTGTGCAACTGCTGCTAAAGGAAATGATTGAGGCCCAGAATGAGTTTAAAAGGTGGGATGGGACCATGTAGAAGGCAGCTTTCATTAGAAACATGCTTCTGTTTGGGAGACCTGTCCACACTAATCTCTTATTGAATAGAATAGACTGACTTCTAAACAGTACAGACATCCCTAATAAGGCTATCTAACAAACTGTGGTGAATTGTAATTGGAATTCTATAGATCTAAGAGGTTTCCAACTATCCATGGGATAGTACATCTGTTTCCTCATTTTGGTTTCCAATATTCTTTTGAGATAACACTgaatttgcatatttatttcaggcaaaaagaatatttttctaaatgagttttctttcaaCGTGAGAATAATTTTAAGATTCATCTTGGAAAAGCTCTTCCAGTTAGATTCCTAAACTGGTGCATGAGCACAGTTACTTTCCTACAAAGAAAAATCCTAGAACTTGGGGgcatttgcaaaaaaatatgAGAAACCTTATTTTTGAATCCCTGTTGCTAAAGGACCTCCACTTCTCTGAGGGGTATGTTAGTTCCTGCAGTTTAAGCTGTTGAAGAAGGTCTCTACTTTAAAGCTGTCCCCCttgatacaaaaaaaaccccaaccctcaAATAATGATTGTTCTTCTGCAAAAGGATTGTGATTTAAAGCtctattaatattaattaatattaactATATTAACATAGTTaatattcattattattaaatgGGTAATTTTTGTCTGGATGCAtcttgtggttttcttctgtattcCTTCCcagtctggggaaaaaaagagacattaaCGATGTACGTCTTacttggttggggtttttttttcaactgttaaatgttgtggttttctctttcccagccaATGCAATTTGAAGATGATGAGCatgcaccaccagcaccacccaACCCATTCAGCCATCTCACAGAAAAGGAACTGGAAGAGTACAAGAAAACAATTGAGCGCAAGCAGCAAGGGTTGGAAGGTCAgttgtgtgtttttaaatgttggGGTTTAATGAGTTAATTTTTAGTTTGAAAATACCTGGTGTAAAAAATGTATACTTATTAGTTGTTAGTATGTACCATTGATAACTACTTTGAACCAATCATTCCTTGAGACAGCAgaattttttgttaaatgttgttggtttggggtttgttgttcTTTCTTCACTTTGGTTGATGCTAACATTAAAGCAGTGGAAGGTTTGCACAGAAATGGGGTTGACAGAAGCACACTAACATAATGACTTCTTTtgtcagaatcatagaataactTAGGTTGGAAGAGCCCATGAAGGTCATCTTAGTCcaacttcctcctcctcaaagTTGATATCAAAGTTAGATCAAGTAGCTCAGGTCTGCGTCCAGCTGAGCAAAAGTTTACTGAGATGTTTGGTCTTGGCTTCTTtagttttaattctgttctctCAATGTTCAAGACTCATCTACTTCCACTTTTTACATCTTCCAATACTATTATTGCATAGAGAATTGCTAATTCAGgattgatttttatatatatttgttttttattaaacaataaCACTTACTATACATTCTTCTCCACTAATATTGTGTAATAAAACAATGTTACTATATATCACAATCAGGGCATAGCGTAATAACTTACTATAACAGCAAACTGTGTGACTTAACAGATAAAACCATGGGGCATGCTACTTAGAATGCAATCCTGCCACTCTTTTTAGTGTTTTCTATTAAAGAACTAATATATAATGATTGTTAGCAGATAAACGTGTAAATCTATAATTCTGTGGAGTTTCAAGTGTGTACTGTAACTTCTTGATGTTGTCAGCATGAGCAACACCATGCTAGCAGAGCTGTAAATCTTGTAGCACTAGCACTGACATTCTTGCTTGATTTTTACTTTGCATGGCTACTAATTCAAATCTTGTCCTGCAGATGCTGAACAGGAATTATTCTCAGATGACGGTTCATCTGTGTCACAAATTCAGTCACAAACTCAATCCCCGCAAAATGTCCCCGAAAAATTAGAAGGTATTCCATGCGATTTCTGTACAATGCCAATGGCTCTGATAACCTGAGTCATCCACTATTCTGCTGCATTCATACACTTGCATGAAGTCGATTGAGCTAAAAAGAGCCCACTTTTATTAAGTCTGGGTGGGACTCTGTCCAGAAAACTGTTTCTCCCTATTCTTTTTTCTGATACTTTaacaaacagaaaccaacaCAGGTCTGAGTTTCAACTTAGATATTAATAAGGTGGAGGGAATAgattctattttttattttactggaaGTGTTAAGATTAGGATTTTTTGCCTAAGACTTTTCCAGCAAAGTCTAAGAAGGCATTTCGAAAGGCGAGTTCTCCAAAGACACCTGGATGGAATGGCTGCATTTTCATAAAGTAGTCTCTTGCAGTGAAGTGTAATTCTGAATGTGCTTGAGACTACATGTACATGCTGTGCAGACTGTATTTGTATATACTCTATATAGCTTGAGCTGTATGTGTACCTGCCAGAGATAAGGTTAgctttttcagtctgttttcctttaatgacACTTTCACACTATTCCCTGCTTATAAGTAAAAGTGTggataaaagggaaaaaaaaccacatctaAGCACTTCAGGTTTCATTCCTTGGATCACAGTCCAGACTTTGTTTcaatactgggtttttttgcatgatGGTGTAcagaaataattgcaaaattgtctgttctttcagaaaatcaTGAAGATCTCTACACCCAGAATGCTAACCTAATATCTGTGGAGCTGCCAGTTGTGGTGGTGAACGGCAAGGAAGATGCGCATGACGTGGAAGAAGACCTCACCAAGAGGGTCAGTCAGCTAACCACTAGTACTGTGGAGAGCGTGGAGATCACGATTAAAAGCTCTGAAAAGATAGAAGAGGCCCTGTCCCCTGAAGGGTCACCATCCAAATCCCCAtcaaagaagaagaagaaattccGCACcccttctttcctgaaaaagagcaaaaagaaggagaaggtaGAAGCGTAAGTGCAGTTCTGTTGCGAGGAGACATTGCACATTTTAAACGTTTAAGTTGACCATTAACAGCGTAGTGTTAGGGGTGTGCAGTAACTGGACTTTTAACCTAAACAAAAAGGAACTGGAAGaggttttgctttaagaaaaccaaccaaacaaaaaaacaaagaatcCCTTTCATGCTAATTGAAGGTTAGTTCATCTCTCGCTTAACTGTGTCCAAAATTGCTATGAGGATTGGAAACATTCATTAGTTTCGTGTAGGACTACACTGGCAGGTGCTCAATTACCATCATAGCAAGATCAAATACCATCACAGTATGCAGCAGCAAGTTCTGCTTGGAGTATTTTGCAGACCATAAAATGATCAGTACAGCTAAAGTCTTTATTAAAGTTACTGTTGAGTGATCATAGGACTTTTTCAAACTGCTGTCTCATTTGGTAACCAGCTCATACATTTCTGTATTGCGATTTTGACCATATATTTGGTTTCTGTACCCCTGTTTGAGTGGGTGCATATTAACAGCACAcctttaaatcttttttaagATTAGATCGTATAGAAATCTTATACACTGGCACATAATATTAGGGAAAAAACTGTGTAAGAGAGTTTATTTGGAATTATACAAAATGTCTAAAGAATTCCATTCTTCAATACCTTTTTTgccaaatatttcattttagtgaaatataatttttgaagacttcttttttattctatcagttggggggagggggacacCCTTATTTTTCAAGAAGGGGGGTTTTATACACTTAACATTGATAATTTAGTTTAactggcaaaacaaaaagaagattTTATATGTTCAAATGTTTGTATACCACTCAGTATAAAGGTATTATAAGCATGTGAACCAAGCATTTAATAGTAGAGTGTATTTAAGAATGCTTGGGTTAGAGTATACTTAAATATAATTCAGGAATCCAGGGACTTAggaatcagaaaataaaagcatataaaacTGAACTGGattcatgtttaaaaattactcgtgggttgttttatttttctctcatggTATTGCtaatgaatgaagaaaaataatctcttaaCATAACcaaatgaaggaaacaaaactgttaAAAGGGAAAGTGAAATAGTAAGAAAATaggaagagacaaaagaaagtaaaagtttggtgattattttttttaaatatatgataTGGATTGTgggatatttttattaaatcagCAAAGTGACATTTCCATATTAGACGTTTGAAATCATTTGTATGGATTCATGCAGAGTGCAACACTTTGGGTTTCTTCTTCGCTTTCATTTGAATTGTAAAAGGGTCTCATGAATCCGTGTTGTCCTTTGGATGAACCCAGAGCAAACCAGAGCCTAGTGCCATGGGTAGGGGTGGTACTGCCACTTACTCATTTTTACTGATGGTGTCATTTTAGTACTTTTACTGTATTGTAAATACAAACTAAACATAGAAATTAACATAGGGTTTTCTTCGCTGTGTCAAATCGTCTGTAAATCAGCCATCGCAATAGGAAGTCCATTTTAAAGATCCATGTGATTCCCAAACTGCCGGTTGAAATATTATACCATATATAATTGTTAAATATGGCTGGAGAGTGGTTTGGCATGCAAAAATGTTGATTATAGCATGTTTGGGGGCTGGTTAGCTTTGACCGTGTAAGTGTGATAACGCAATGTTGGAATGGATCCTGGAAACAATTTTCTAGCTATCACTAAATACTGGAATCAGTGTTTTTAATCATAGTGGAAACTTTCAGTTGCTtaacttttgggttttgttttatatgttCTACATTATTTGTGTTGTATTACAACATATGTAGAAACAGTAACCTGTGAACGACGCTTTTCATAACTTTTTTAAGAATATATCTTAAATGAATGCAAtgtgcataaatattttttaaaatgcaaccCGTGAACTATTTGCACCTTTTGCTAATGCCTCTATTTACTTGCTTTGGCATAAAGAATGAGCCAGCCAACTCTTGTGTCCTGtggaaaatatataaatgttatCGGAAATTGCTCATAGATGTAATGCTAATTAATGTTAAATCAcaaataaacagtattttaaatagatgGATTTTGTAGGGCGGCCTTTTGTTCCTGCAGCGCTCCTACTACTCGTGCTTGtttaaaagatgctttgatTATGCACATGACTCCTCGAGAGTTTATCCTGAAGGTGGCTTCTTGCTTGTGCTTGTTCTGAAAGCTGTGCAAGAAAATAGTCTGATCGTATTAGAGAGCAGTTGTTTTCTCTGTCACAGATCCTGGAGATGAAAGAGGAAAGGCCCGTGGTAAAACACCTCTGCATTGGCAGAGTGGGATTGAACCACGGCTGGGTTTGTGCTTCAGGCCTTCCTCTTCCAGGGCACGCTGCCCTGCCTGCTAGGTCTCACTCTGCAGCGCAGGTTTACGTGTGACAGCCCAAGACACAGGGCTGGGGTGGTTTAAGTGCTGTCAGTACAGAGCAGGGAAATTGCTTGTGGAAATCacctctttttttcactttattaatgaaaacagagagtTTCTGTAGGGAAGACTTCTAATGCAAAGTTGTTCGAAGACATCTGTGTCGTGCCCTGCCAGCATATGGTATACCTCGGAGTCTCCGAGGCTGCAGAAGCTGCGCTGTTGTGTTTGTATAGCTGTATCAACTCTGTGAAATGTCTTTTCAGGAAttctacaaatatttattttcattgtccTTCCACAAATCAGCCTTTTGTTCCTGTTGACAAGAAAGTAAATCTCCAGCCCTCCGAGTCTGTGACAGTTTCATGAACTCGGTCCCCGGGTGAGAGACTAATTTTGAtttagtgttttaaataaaccttAACCAAgattcaaataattttcttactaTTGTTTGTCTCCAGGAGCATCCACACTCTGCTTCGTGCTGCACTAACTTGAAAGTAGACACTATATCAAAACGGAGGAGCTTACGCTGTGTTACACTAAGTGCATCTgtagttttcttctttgaactCTCTCTATTCCCAAGAGTCTACAAACCACAACAGACCCTGTATTTTCACTTAGATCTGACTCTCACAGTGTTACAAGAAGGATCTGAGACTCTGCGAGCCACGCATGGAGATGAAGTAGATGTTCTTAACACGCATAACGTATATTAAGGCTTACATCTTGGGAAGTAGGAGCGCTTGGAAAGATGCACTTCAAAACGGATCATTGACATGATAGGAAATAATGACTACCATTAGGATGCTTAACCCAAGAGCGAGCaatacagagaagcagcagggtATGCTGTGGGGAATTACGTGCAAGCTACTATTAAGAACTTTATAAAGGAAAACAGGGTTTACAAAGTTGTGTATCTTTCTGCTCCGCTTTTGTCTGTGTATGGCCATACCGAGATCTGCATTGTGACCCGGGTGATCACCGGCTGACTTCACAGACTGTAAGAACCTGTTAGGAGATGAGTGTTACATGGCAATCCAGATCCTGCTGGATTTGCAAAAATTGCACAACAAGGTGTACTTTAGATCAGGCTTTAGATGCCGCAAGGAGGCACGATAATGTCATGGTGAAGGTTATAATAGGCCATTTGGACCAGTATTTTCCTGCCTCGCCAGTTGAGTTATTGTAAACTGCTGAGCATGTAGGAGTTGAGGATTTTCTATTCTCTGGATGTCCAGTTTGCAAAACTGTTGAGTTTTCACTGTTTCACCCTGTGGACACTTCTCAAATAGAACGTACTGCTAACTAGCCAAGGGCAGGGAGAAAGAGCCACCGAGTCCCACACTGGGCATGTGGAGCTGATGGGCACTGACGTGAGCACTGACgttcctcctctcccttcctgcacATCGGTGGGGATATGCATCCCCTCTCCACAGGGTTGCTGTGTGGGTTGGTGTTTGTTCTTTTGGGTATCCAGGACATTAAATGGGGTGGAGGACTCGTAGAAAAGCACTAATGAGAAGCTGCCTGGCACTGTGGGCATTGCCACCTGAGTGGCTTAAATGGCACAAGCAGCTTGATGGGGGTGGCCAGGAGGGCATTTGGTGGAGATGGGCAGTTGTGACACTTTAGCTGTTGCAGACCCCTTGTAAACTCCTACATTTAGAGACTTGCAGATTGGCCAAACTTGCACAGGCTCTTGGAGAAAACCCATCCCTAGTATTAAGGCTGCTCAGCTCTTTGCCACAATCTCAGTTGCAAAGCCAGTAGCAATTCGGGTTTCTAAGAGAGAAAATTGCCAGAATTTCATGTGGAGAAACTTGTATTTTCCTGCAGCCCTGGAAGTGTTTGATTACATCAGCTTTACGTTTTACGTGTGCCAGCAGTACCTGCAAACGCACCCCAAGCAGTTTGCACTTGGAGCAGCACACAGCATGGAAAGTTTCAGACAAGTCTGATCAACTTGtgagcaaacaaagcaaagcctgAGGATGAGAACTGGAGAGCAAAGAAGAGAGTTCACTCTCAAACTGCGGTTTAGAGTCCCAGAGTCAAACACAGCCTTTGAACGGTGAAAACTCAGGCGGCCTTTAGATGGCATCAGACTTTCACGTTTGCTGCCTTCGCTCCCTGCAGCCCGAAAGCCATTAACAAAGAGCTttcaaagaaagtattttggtGGAGGTTTTGTGGGCTTTATTCCAGTTCCAGCGCAGCGAGATGAAAGCAGACATCTGGCTGCTGGACTCATTTTCAGTACTGATTCATTTCAGTACCCGGCAATGGAGCAGGCTTTGTCCGGGAGGCGAGACCTCTGCTCCCCTCGGTCCTCTCGTGCTTTCTCAACTAGTTGAGAATGTTTTGAAAGGGTTTTTGCACTTGTAAACTCTCTCCACAGAGCAGAAGAATACCCGTATGTTCAATACTTCCTCTCTAGCAACCTCGCCCACAGGCTGGGGGCTCTCGGCAGTTCTGGACGATTGGGGCAGAAGTGATGGGAGATCCCGATGGAAGGTGTGCAGTGAGACAGGgctgagaagctgcagagctTCAGGTGtctggggctggggcagagccttGCTGAGCTCCCCCTCATGTGAGCTGTGTGTatcagaatcccagactggtttgggttggaaggggccttaaagctcatccagttccaaccccctgccacgggcagggacaccttccactagagcaggttgctccaagcccctgtgtccaacctggccttgaacactgccagggatggggcagccacagcttctctgggcaccctgtgccagcgcctcagcaccctcacagggaagaatttcttaaCCGAATGGAGAAGCAGGAACCAGGGCAGCCACGTCTCCAGGAAGATCTACGGTGAAGGAAGTTCTTTGAAACTatcagaaaagctgctgctgtggaagaacCACACCAGTTCTTGGGGGTTGTGCTGACTTTCCATAGCCCTTTACAAGTGCTTTCCCGCTGCCAACCCGCTTGTGTCTCCTTGCCCTTCAGCAGATAAATTCTGCCAAAGCCATCTTGGTCTCAGTCTCTGAACTGCCCGTCGGTGGAGGCTGAGGGCAGGGTCTCAGGAAGCATCACTGTGTGCTCACCCTGGCTTTATGCATTTCTCCAAGTGTCTTCCCTTCACCTCTGTGGGAGGCAGGATACTGGGCAAGTTGGACCTTCATTCTGATCTGTTacagttgtttttctgtcttAGTCAGACTTAAGAAGGGAGAGAGTCAGCTGTTTGTGCTGTTAACTGCTGTGCATGGAAAaccagagaaagggaagaaaaggggggagaaTGGAGatgttattattaaaaatgttatttttaatacgTTATAGATCTAGAGATATATTGTTATATACTATTCTAGCTCTCATATATGGTGATCAAAGGGACAGATGCTCTGAGTTGTctccaagagagaaaaaaccacTGACTTCTAAAAAGTGTAAGGTGGTGTCAGAGCTTCTTACCGGGGATCTGCCTGTAAATGAAGCACGTAAAGGAAAATCAATGGCTGGAAGCATGCAGAGCATGTGTTTCACAGAACTTCCTTTTCGGTCTCTCTTGCCTGACTTTTCCAGTTTCTCCTTCCTGTCCGGGGTCAACGTTTGCACTGGATCAAACTTGGGGCAGAGAAAACCAAACGCTTGAGCTCGCATGAAAGAGATGCTGATATTTTCCCCTGTAGGATCTTATGCTTAGGGGTGACGTTAGTGCATCCCTATCACGCAGATCCTCAGCTTTCACCTTCAAACCAAGCTGTGCCACGCCACAGACCTGGAGCTGTGGGAT
This region includes:
- the ADD3 gene encoding gamma-adducin isoform X3 is translated as MKKGNNPTGLLALQQIAEYITASSFSGFSSSSLSHGMITPINDLPGIDTSSFVKGEKLTRCKLASLYRLADLFGWAHLPNAYITVRVSKEHDHILIIPRGLSFSEASASNLVKVNILGDVVDQGSTSLSIDNAGFSPHVAIYSMRPDVRCVIHIHTPATAAVSSMKCGILPISQEALILGDVAYYNYQGSLDEQEERIQLQKVLGPSCKVLVLRNHGVVALGETLEEAFHYIFNVQLACETQVHALAGAGGIDNLLLLDVQKFKPFTHGVAAAGGGGVNMASQQKWKAGEQEFEALMRMLDNLGYRTGYAYRQPLVREKPRHKSDVEIPATVTAFSFEDDTVPLSPLKFLAQRQQREKTRWLNSPNTYLKVNVPEESWNGETSPRTKITWMKADDSSKTSGGTPIKIEDPNQFVPLNTNPSEVLEKRNKIREQNRYDLKTAGPQSQLLAGIVVDKKPSPPMQFEDDEHAPPAPPNPFSHLTEKELEEYKKTIERKQQGLEDAEQELFSDDGSSVSQIQSQTQSPQNVPEKLEENHEDLYTQNANLISVELPVVVVNGKEDAHDVEEDLTKRVSQLTTSTVESVEITIKSSEKIEEALSPEGSPSKSPSKKKKKFRTPSFLKKSKKKEKVEA